AATGATATGTCGAAATGGTATACTTACAAGCGAACTCATGAAAAATTTGCCATGGCCAAAGTGGTGATCGACAAATCAACCGGACGTATTCTGGGTGCACATGTGCTCGGGAGCAAAACAGAAGAATTGATTAACCTTTTTGCAATGGCGATTCAGTTCGATCTGACCATCGATCAGTTAAACACCATGAATTTTGCATATCCTACTGCTGCATCGGACCTGGGTTCTTTAATTTAGAAGTGATGATGAACTCCCCTTTGGGATGGAAGGAAGGATGAAAATAACGATGTCATCGGATTTTATTGGGCTTCATGAAGGCAAGTGGACTAAGGAACCCGTTGCTGCACGGATGGATGGGAATCGTTTCGTTGTGGAAGCTCGGGAAGGCAGTGACTTCTGGGAGAACACATTCTACGGGTTCTGTCATCGGGATGGACATGCCATGCTTGCTCCATGGGACGGAACGGAAGCGATTGAGGTATCGTTTGATCTAAGCTCATTCACCGAATTATATGATCAGGCGGGATTGATGTTATGGTATGGAGAAGACCAATGGATCAAGGCCGGAGTTGAGGTCAATGATGGCGTGGCCCATGTTGGAGCCGTCGTGACGGATACGTATTCCGATTGGTCACTCTCTCCTGTGCCAGAGTGGGGTGGACGAATCGTAACAATCAGAGCCTCCTACAGTAATGAGGCTGTTGTCATTCGTGCTCGCACAGATGAGCATCCTTGGCGTACGATTCGGGTTGCGCGGTTTGCCTATCCAACGAACAAACACGCAGGTCCATTTCTGTGTTCACCGAAGCGGGC
This Paenibacillus xylanexedens DNA region includes the following protein-coding sequences:
- a CDS encoding DUF1349 domain-containing protein, with translation MKITMSSDFIGLHEGKWTKEPVAARMDGNRFVVEAREGSDFWENTFYGFCHRDGHAMLAPWDGTEAIEVSFDLSSFTELYDQAGLMLWYGEDQWIKAGVEVNDGVAHVGAVVTDTYSDWSLSPVPEWGGRIVTIRASYSNEAVVIRARTDEHPWRTIRVARFAYPTNKHAGPFLCSPKRAGFEVAFTKWKSTTPDEDLHTDPPITD